The Globicephala melas chromosome 13, mGloMel1.2, whole genome shotgun sequence genome includes a region encoding these proteins:
- the YWHAH gene encoding 14-3-3 protein eta has product MGDREQLLQRARLAEQAERYDDMASAMKAVTELNEPLSNEDRNLLSVAYKNVVGARRSSWRVISSIEQKTTADGNEKKLEKVKAYREKIEKELETVCNDVLALLDKFLIKNCNDFQYESKVFYLKMKGDYYRYLAEVASGEKKNSVVEASEAAYKEAFEISKEHMQPTHPIRLGLALNFSVFYYEIQNAPEQACLLAKQAFDDAIAELDTLNEDSYKDSTLIMQLLRDNLTLWTSDQQDEEAGEGN; this is encoded by the exons ATGGGGGACCGCGAGCAGCTCCTTCAGCGGGCGCGGCTGGCCGAGCAGGCGGAGCGCTACGACGACATGGCCTCCGCCATGAAGGCG GTGACCGAGCTCAACGAACCTCTCTCCAATGAAGACCGAAACCTCCTCTCTGTGGCCTACAAGAATGTGGTCGGTGCCCGGCGGTCTTCCTGGAGGGTCATCAGCAGCATCGAGCAGAAAACCACGGCTGACGGGAATGAGAAGAAGCTGGAGAAGGTTAAGGCTTACCGGGAGAAGATCGAGAAGGAGCTGGAAACAGTGTGCAATGACGTGCTGGCCCTGCTGGACAAGTTCCTCATCAAGAACTGCAATGACTTCCAGTATGAGAGCAAGGTCTTCTACCTGAAGATGAAGGGCGACTACTACCGCTACCTGGCAGAGGTGGCTTCTGGCGAGAAGAAAAACAGTGTGGTCGAAGCTTCAGAGGCAGCCTACAAGGAAGCCTTCGAAATCAGCAAGGAGCACATGCAGCCAACACACCCCATCCGGCTGGGCCTGGCCCTCAACTTCTCCGTGTTCTACTACGAGATCCAGAATGCGCCCGAGCAGGCCTGCCTCTTAGCCAAACAAGCCTTTGATGACGCCATAGCCGAGCTGGACACACTAAACGAGGATTCCTATAAGGACTCCACGCTCATCATGCAGCTGCTGCGAGACAACCTCACCCTCTGGACGAGCGACCAGCAGGACGAGGAAGCTGGAGAAGGCAACTGA